Proteins found in one Sphingomonas sp. SORGH_AS_0879 genomic segment:
- a CDS encoding N(4)-(beta-N-acetylglucosaminyl)-L-asparaginase — protein MQDGRRGFLGGMVTLAGIGAGWAAAPARAFAQAAGPRATIVSTWDFGAPANDAAFAAGRAGGSLIDMVEAGVKVPEADPNNHSVGYSGYPDRDGHVTLDAVIMDDAGGVGAVAALEDTVHAISVARAVMEHTPHTFLVGEGATRFARDRGFPKVNLLTPEAEKAWRDWLKTQNYRPVANSETGTYGTGRPGTPGGALDHDTIGMLARDAQGRMAGACTTSGMAFKMRGRVGDSPQVGSGLYVERGVGGATSTGLGEEVTRTVGTARVVASMRHGLSPQAACEEAARHIASLRGDAIKGVQVGFLAMDTGGRIGAFCLLPGFTYAVTDAAGRTRVEKAPSLFKA, from the coding sequence ATGCAGGACGGACGGCGTGGATTTCTGGGCGGCATGGTAACGCTCGCCGGGATCGGTGCGGGATGGGCGGCGGCCCCTGCCCGCGCCTTCGCGCAAGCGGCAGGCCCACGTGCGACGATCGTGTCGACATGGGACTTCGGCGCCCCCGCCAACGACGCGGCCTTTGCCGCGGGCCGGGCGGGCGGATCGCTGATCGACATGGTCGAGGCGGGCGTAAAGGTACCCGAGGCCGATCCGAACAACCATTCGGTGGGCTATAGCGGTTATCCCGACCGCGACGGGCATGTCACGCTGGACGCGGTCATCATGGACGATGCCGGCGGGGTCGGCGCGGTCGCGGCGCTGGAGGATACGGTCCACGCCATTTCGGTCGCCCGCGCGGTGATGGAGCATACGCCGCACACCTTCCTGGTCGGCGAAGGCGCGACCCGCTTCGCCCGCGACCGGGGCTTTCCCAAGGTCAACCTGCTGACGCCCGAGGCGGAAAAGGCGTGGCGCGACTGGCTGAAGACCCAGAATTACCGCCCCGTCGCCAATAGCGAGACCGGCACTTACGGTACGGGCCGCCCGGGTACGCCGGGCGGCGCGCTCGACCATGACACAATCGGGATGCTGGCCCGCGATGCGCAGGGCAGGATGGCGGGGGCGTGCACCACCTCCGGCATGGCGTTCAAGATGCGCGGGCGGGTCGGGGACTCGCCGCAGGTCGGATCGGGCCTGTATGTCGAGCGCGGCGTCGGCGGCGCGACCTCGACAGGGCTGGGCGAGGAAGTGACGCGCACCGTCGGCACCGCCCGCGTCGTCGCGTCGATGCGGCATGGGCTGTCTCCGCAGGCGGCATGCGAGGAAGCGGCCCGGCACATCGCTTCGCTGCGCGGCGATGCGATCAAGGGCGTGCAGGTCGGGTTCCTGGCGATGGACACCGGCGGGCGGATCGGGGCATTCTGTCTGTTGCCGGGCTTCACCTATGCGGTGACCGATGCCGCCGGGCGGACACGGGTGGAAAAGGCCCCGTCGCTGTTCAAGGCGTGA
- the mprF gene encoding bifunctional lysylphosphatidylglycerol flippase/synthetase MprF, whose product MTNLSCDRKAARAVPVLCRARHRQKNWTIEKDARERGEYDGRPQRDGRDGLGVVTDTVRPVPLLDRVVAYARARRGYLAVGAVVLLVALGLSALHHLTRQIRLADVRSAFYAIDPQQIALSVAFTIASYVALTFYDVIALRVIGRPQRWRTAAMASFTSYTLSHNLGLALLTGGSARYRVYAAAGLDGPDIARVIAIASATFWFGVFSVTGLGLLFHEGPITLEAFVLGQGIVRWLGGAVVAGALLLILLCALRPGQRVGWRAWSVPLPTPAQAMAQIGIATLDLTCASAALFVLLPGASPELLPAFILAYALAIIVALVSHVPGGIGVFEAVVLATVPANRTELFAALIAYRVLYYLAPLALGIALLAWDEARRRPIKALRDIRRVLLGVAPTLLSAACFGGGAILLLSGSLPAIPQRVHQLVHIVPLPFIEASHFAASLVGTGLLLLAPGLYRRLDGASLAARALLVAGAVFSLAKGIDYEEAAVCLTIALLLQMSRRAFYRRTSLVARPLSPAWLFSVAVVIVGTGWIGFFAYKHVDYQEALWWRFALSDDASRFLRAGLGVAVMLAAAGLWRLFLAAPQGEADHPAMERVLAVVEQAERTDAALALLGDKRFLFSPEGDAFVMYQVRGSSWIAMGDPVGPRAAWADLLWQLRTLADAAQGRLLLYQITPDALEIAIEMGLQIIKYGEEALIDLGGFALEGGRMRGLRQTLNRFRTRENASFAIVPAAQVPAILPELKFVSDDWLAAKGHGEKGFSLGRFDPAYLSLTDCAVVRVEGRIVAFANIWKAGDRRELSVDLMRHVEDAPGGVMDYLFVELMLWGRAEGYARFALGLAPLSGVGGRRMAPTWAKVAALVFRHGERFYGFRGLRAYKEKFQPEWAPRYIAGPRGLGLVKALRDLNALIADGGEDL is encoded by the coding sequence ATGACGAACTTGTCATGCGACCGTAAGGCGGCGAGGGCGGTGCCGGTTCTATGCCGCGCCCGCCACCGCCAAAAGAATTGGACGATCGAGAAAGATGCGCGTGAGCGGGGAGAATATGACGGGCGACCCCAGCGTGACGGTCGCGACGGGTTGGGCGTCGTGACGGACACGGTCCGCCCGGTGCCGTTGCTCGATCGGGTCGTCGCCTATGCCCGGGCGCGGCGCGGCTATCTGGCGGTCGGGGCGGTCGTGCTGCTGGTCGCGCTGGGCCTGTCGGCGCTGCATCACCTGACGCGGCAGATCAGGCTGGCCGATGTCCGGTCGGCCTTCTACGCGATCGATCCGCAACAGATCGCCCTGTCGGTCGCCTTCACCATCGCCAGCTATGTCGCGCTGACCTTTTACGACGTGATCGCACTGCGCGTGATCGGGCGGCCGCAGCGCTGGCGGACCGCCGCGATGGCCTCCTTCACCAGCTATACGCTCAGCCATAATCTGGGGCTGGCGCTGCTGACCGGCGGGTCGGCGCGCTACCGCGTCTATGCCGCCGCCGGGCTGGACGGGCCCGACATCGCGCGGGTGATCGCCATCGCCAGCGCGACCTTCTGGTTCGGGGTGTTCAGCGTCACCGGGCTGGGCCTGCTCTTCCATGAGGGGCCGATCACGCTCGAAGCCTTTGTGCTGGGGCAGGGGATCGTCCGCTGGCTGGGCGGCGCGGTGGTGGCGGGGGCGCTGCTATTGATCCTGCTCTGCGCCTTGCGGCCCGGACAGCGTGTCGGCTGGCGCGCCTGGAGCGTGCCCTTGCCGACCCCGGCCCAGGCGATGGCGCAGATCGGCATCGCCACGCTGGACCTGACCTGTGCCAGCGCTGCCCTGTTCGTGCTGCTGCCGGGGGCGTCGCCCGAACTGCTTCCCGCCTTCATCCTGGCCTATGCGCTGGCGATCATCGTCGCCTTGGTCAGCCATGTGCCCGGCGGCATCGGCGTGTTCGAGGCGGTGGTGCTGGCGACCGTCCCTGCCAACCGGACCGAGCTGTTCGCCGCCCTCATCGCCTATCGCGTCCTCTATTATCTCGCACCGCTGGCGCTGGGTATCGCGCTGCTGGCGTGGGACGAGGCGCGGCGGCGGCCGATCAAGGCGTTGCGCGACATTCGCCGGGTGCTGCTGGGCGTCGCGCCGACATTGCTCAGCGCGGCCTGTTTTGGGGGCGGGGCGATCCTGCTGCTCTCGGGGTCGCTGCCCGCCATCCCGCAGCGTGTGCATCAGCTCGTCCATATCGTGCCGCTGCCCTTTATCGAGGCGTCGCACTTCGCCGCCAGCCTGGTCGGCACCGGGCTGCTGCTGCTCGCGCCGGGTCTGTACCGGCGGCTGGACGGGGCGAGCCTGGCGGCGCGGGCGCTGCTCGTCGCGGGGGCGGTCTTCTCGCTGGCCAAGGGGATCGATTATGAGGAGGCGGCGGTCTGCCTGACCATCGCGCTGCTCCTCCAGATGAGCCGCCGCGCCTTCTACCGGCGGACCTCGCTGGTCGCGCGGCCGCTGTCGCCCGCCTGGTTGTTCAGCGTCGCGGTGGTGATCGTCGGCACCGGCTGGATCGGCTTCTTCGCCTATAAGCATGTCGATTATCAGGAAGCCCTATGGTGGCGTTTCGCGCTGTCGGACGATGCCTCGCGCTTCCTGCGTGCGGGGCTGGGCGTTGCGGTGATGCTGGCGGCGGCGGGGCTGTGGCGGCTGTTCCTCGCCGCGCCGCAGGGGGAGGCGGATCACCCGGCGATGGAACGGGTGCTGGCGGTCGTCGAACAGGCCGAGCGGACCGATGCCGCGCTGGCGCTGCTCGGCGACAAGCGTTTCCTCTTCTCGCCGGAGGGCGACGCCTTCGTCATGTATCAGGTGCGCGGCAGCAGTTGGATCGCGATGGGCGATCCGGTCGGCCCGCGCGCCGCCTGGGCCGATCTGTTGTGGCAGCTTCGCACGCTGGCCGATGCGGCGCAGGGGCGGTTGCTCCTATACCAGATCACCCCCGATGCGCTGGAGATCGCGATCGAGATGGGGCTCCAGATCATCAAATATGGCGAGGAGGCGCTGATCGACCTGGGCGGCTTCGCGCTGGAGGGCGGGCGGATGCGCGGCCTGCGCCAGACGCTCAACCGCTTTCGCACGCGCGAGAATGCCAGCTTCGCCATCGTCCCCGCCGCCCAGGTGCCCGCCATCCTGCCCGAACTGAAGTTCGTGTCCGACGACTGGCTGGCGGCCAAGGGGCATGGCGAGAAGGGGTTCAGCCTGGGGCGGTTCGACCCCGCCTATCTGTCGCTGACCGATTGCGCGGTGGTCCGGGTCGAGGGGCGGATCGTCGCCTTCGCCAATATCTGGAAGGCGGGCGATCGCCGCGAATTGTCGGTCGATCTGATGCGCCATGTCGAGGACGCCCCCGGCGGGGTGATGGACTATCTGTTCGTCGAGTTGATGCTGTGGGGCCGGGCGGAGGGCTATGCCCGGTTCGCGCTGGGGCTGGCGCCGCTGTCAGGCGTCGGCGGGCGGCGGATGGCGCCGACCTGGGCAAAGGTCGCGGCGCTGGTCTTCCGCCACGGGGAGCGCTTCTACGGCTTTCGCGGGTTGCGGGCGTATAAGGAGAAGTTCCAGCCCGAATGGGCGCCGCGCTATATCGCGGGGCCGCGGGGGCTGGGGCTGGTCAAGGCGCTGCGGGATCTGAACGCGCTGATCGCCGATGGGGGTGAGGACCTCTGA
- a CDS encoding response regulator transcription factor produces the protein MANRILLIEDDRSTADYIANGLREEGFLIDHAANGRDGLFHATDGTYDCIILDRMLPGMDGMSVLAAIRAAGIESPVLILSALSSPEDRVAGLTSGSDDYLTKPFVFAELLARVRLLIRRGGTTGNAVQTKLVCDDLEMDLLAHRVRRAGKSIDLQPREYRLLEYLLQHVDQVVTRTMLLEGVWDFHFDPNTNVTDVHISRLRKKIDEGFARPLLHTVRGSGYKLGVEK, from the coding sequence GTGGCCAACAGGATTTTGCTGATCGAAGATGATCGCTCGACGGCGGACTATATTGCCAACGGGTTGCGGGAAGAAGGTTTCCTGATCGATCATGCCGCCAATGGGCGCGACGGGCTGTTCCATGCCACGGACGGCACCTATGACTGCATCATCCTGGACCGGATGCTGCCCGGCATGGACGGGATGTCGGTGCTGGCCGCGATCCGCGCCGCCGGGATCGAATCGCCGGTGCTGATCCTGTCCGCCCTGTCCTCGCCCGAGGACCGAGTCGCGGGGCTGACATCCGGCTCCGACGATTATCTGACCAAGCCCTTCGTCTTCGCCGAATTGCTGGCGCGGGTCCGCCTGCTGATCCGGCGCGGCGGGACGACGGGCAATGCGGTGCAGACCAAGCTGGTGTGCGACGATCTGGAGATGGACCTGCTCGCGCACCGGGTGCGGCGGGCGGGCAAGTCGATCGACCTGCAACCGCGCGAATATCGCCTGCTGGAATATCTGCTCCAGCATGTCGATCAGGTCGTGACGCGCACCATGTTGCTGGAGGGGGTGTGGGATTTCCATTTCGACCCCAACACCAACGTCACCGACGTGCATATCAGCCGGTTGCGCAAGAAGATCGACGAGGGCTTTGCCCGCCCCCTGCTCCATACCGTGCGCGGTTCGGGCTATAAGCTGGGCGTCGAGAAATAG
- a CDS encoding 2-dehydro-3-deoxy-6-phosphogalactonate aldolase: protein MTDPASLFAKAFAACPLVAILRGLTPDEAIPVADALVEAGFTLIEVPLNSPDPYDSIAAIAAHVGDKAIVGAGTVLTTEQVDRVKAAGGTLIVSPNTDIEVIAHSVAQGLISLPGYFTPSEAFAALKAGAHGLKLFPAEGASPTFLKAQRAVLPRDVAVLAVGGITPDNMAEWRAHGADGFGLGSNLYRAGKPAADVAVSARAYVEKAR, encoded by the coding sequence ATGACCGACCCCGCCAGCCTTTTCGCCAAGGCCTTCGCCGCCTGCCCGCTGGTCGCCATCCTGCGCGGCCTGACGCCCGACGAGGCGATCCCGGTCGCCGACGCGCTGGTGGAAGCGGGCTTCACCCTGATCGAGGTGCCGCTCAACTCGCCCGATCCGTATGACAGCATCGCCGCGATCGCCGCGCATGTCGGCGACAAGGCAATCGTCGGTGCCGGCACCGTGCTGACCACCGAACAGGTCGATCGGGTGAAGGCGGCGGGCGGCACCCTGATCGTCTCGCCCAACACCGATATCGAGGTCATCGCGCATAGCGTCGCGCAAGGGCTGATCTCGCTCCCCGGCTATTTCACGCCCTCCGAAGCTTTCGCCGCGCTGAAGGCGGGTGCGCATGGCCTGAAGCTGTTCCCGGCCGAGGGCGCATCGCCCACCTTCCTCAAGGCGCAGCGGGCCGTCCTGCCGCGCGACGTGGCGGTGCTGGCGGTCGGCGGCATCACGCCCGACAACATGGCCGAATGGCGCGCGCACGGCGCGGACGGATTCGGCCTGGGCTCCAACCTCTATCGCGCGGGCAAGCCGGCGGCGGATGTCGCCGTGTCGGCGCGCGCTTATGTCGAAAAGGCACGCTGA
- a CDS encoding PDZ domain-containing protein → MKGLRIVGWGAGLAALVGGAAMALLVGHMPLHAGPRTPSMLYGATFAPAAADRPGLVVTSLRSDVDDGTAAAVKPPLKVGDTVLAIDDRPATSFSLLREEASRSGDAPVRLRVARDHGLITITLLRSGSGGLRGQQDFADRR, encoded by the coding sequence GTGAAGGGCCTGCGGATCGTCGGTTGGGGCGCGGGATTGGCCGCGCTGGTCGGCGGGGCTGCGATGGCGCTGCTCGTCGGGCATATGCCGCTTCACGCGGGTCCTCGCACGCCATCGATGCTGTACGGCGCGACCTTCGCCCCCGCCGCTGCGGATCGCCCCGGCCTGGTCGTCACCAGCCTGCGCAGCGATGTGGACGACGGCACCGCCGCCGCGGTCAAGCCACCGCTGAAGGTCGGCGACACCGTACTGGCGATCGACGACAGGCCCGCGACATCCTTCTCGCTGTTGCGCGAGGAAGCGTCGCGAAGCGGCGATGCGCCGGTGCGCCTGCGGGTCGCGCGCGACCATGGCCTCATCACGATCACGCTGCTAAGGAGCGGGTCGGGAGGATTGCGTGGCCAACAGGATTTTGCTGATCGAAGATGA
- a CDS encoding TonB-dependent receptor plug domain-containing protein, producing MALSAASMMLAAPAIAQQVGSTATQDEGTDSRDRDTTLSADAAATRSAAITGTPQASSGGEVIVTGTRITRPNLASAAPITSVTRQDIQAQAPLNVEEVLNRLPQVAPDAQSNYADSDGRQRIKLRSLGFERTLVLVDGKRLGTQNGQDTGIIPATLLERVDVLSGGASSVYGSDAISGVVNFVLRKDFEGLRLDGNYNFYNHNNTSNIVTPIATAAGFSSPRGLTNDGGRADLTLTAGKKLFDGRLNVSGFVNYRQADLVQNGARSYAACPIAQLTKDSALSCSPLSTYSRSGFVSPLSGPNANAQYVNNPNGDRGFVPFGPGAGNAANGYDDVSFQRANERYTAGGFVNFKISPEVEIYGDGIWFRDTSENPTPRRVYSYTVAGTTPYQVNCDNPFLSGGQAGALGCAPGSTGFVPLDVRYRFDGQPAQADRFVNMGFRATGGVRGKIGEAWSYDIGGVYARNQQEWYLGPTSQNDRVNRSLNVVNVNGVATCRSVIDGSDPNCIPFDAFRAGSGSNALTNYLFTSGATGLRRQVTQLFDAIAVVNGDLTTYGIKTPWADDGLAVSLGTEYRKDRLISEADAGFVAQFGNQDARLSQDVWESNIELQAPLVQNKPFAHLLQTNGGFRVSKYSSNPKTFSTWKIEGLYAPVADITFRASYNKAQRAPTVIEIRQATQINYGRNTTLTDFCAPVSRTLPDGTVTTTPLGSRELCSKTGLADNLYGSTSLLCPTEGCTTRSGGFTADPETAYTLTFGLVVKPSFIPGLVFSADRYQVRIVNSLGFNGADYYLQGCLASNGDPFFCNGIVRDPTTGSIGNAPAGNPTAGFVRQGTTNYYRTLANGWDFQGQYSLDLNGAGRLDWGFNGSLSTLAGGQDSPLRLQYNCAGYFSNGISCGQLVPKWAHTLRTTWTTPDRTFNASFNWRYTGSLTTANNSGNPDIGGTPERFQNTFARIAPQSYFDLALTWNVARKFAFRIIANNLFDKTPPIIPNSYQVALSRTNTAPQRYDALGRQIAIGTTINF from the coding sequence TTGGCCCTGTCGGCCGCGTCGATGATGCTCGCCGCGCCCGCCATCGCGCAGCAGGTCGGATCGACCGCCACGCAGGACGAGGGTACCGACAGCCGCGACCGCGACACCACGCTGAGCGCCGATGCCGCCGCCACCCGGTCTGCCGCGATCACCGGCACGCCGCAGGCCAGCAGCGGGGGCGAGGTGATCGTCACCGGCACCCGCATCACCCGGCCCAATCTCGCATCGGCCGCGCCGATCACCTCGGTCACGCGCCAGGACATCCAGGCCCAGGCCCCGCTGAACGTCGAGGAAGTGCTGAACCGCCTGCCGCAGGTCGCACCCGACGCCCAGTCCAACTATGCCGATTCCGATGGTCGCCAGCGGATCAAGCTGCGCAGCCTGGGCTTCGAGCGGACGCTGGTGCTGGTCGACGGCAAGCGTCTGGGCACGCAGAACGGCCAGGACACCGGCATCATCCCGGCCACCCTGCTGGAGCGCGTCGACGTGCTGTCGGGCGGTGCCTCGTCGGTCTATGGCTCGGACGCGATCTCGGGCGTGGTCAACTTCGTCCTGCGCAAGGATTTCGAGGGGCTTCGCCTCGACGGCAATTACAATTTCTACAACCATAACAACACCAGCAACATCGTCACGCCGATCGCCACGGCGGCGGGCTTCAGCAGCCCGCGCGGCCTGACCAATGACGGTGGTCGTGCCGACCTGACGCTGACGGCGGGCAAGAAGCTGTTCGACGGCCGCCTGAACGTGTCGGGCTTCGTCAACTACCGCCAGGCCGACCTGGTCCAGAACGGCGCGCGTTCCTATGCCGCCTGCCCGATCGCGCAGCTGACCAAGGACTCGGCGCTGTCCTGCTCGCCGCTGTCGACCTATTCGCGCAGCGGTTTCGTGTCGCCCTTGTCCGGTCCCAACGCGAACGCGCAATATGTCAACAATCCCAACGGCGACCGTGGCTTCGTTCCCTTTGGTCCCGGTGCGGGCAATGCCGCGAATGGCTATGACGACGTGTCCTTCCAGCGCGCCAACGAGCGCTACACGGCGGGCGGCTTCGTCAACTTCAAGATTTCGCCGGAAGTCGAGATCTATGGCGACGGTATCTGGTTCCGCGACACCTCCGAGAACCCCACACCGCGCCGGGTCTATTCCTACACCGTGGCGGGCACGACGCCCTATCAGGTGAATTGCGACAATCCCTTCCTGTCGGGTGGCCAGGCGGGTGCGCTGGGTTGCGCGCCGGGCAGCACCGGCTTCGTGCCGCTCGACGTGCGCTATCGCTTCGACGGGCAGCCCGCCCAGGCGGACCGCTTCGTCAACATGGGCTTCCGTGCGACCGGCGGCGTCCGGGGCAAGATCGGCGAGGCCTGGTCCTATGACATTGGCGGCGTCTATGCCCGCAACCAGCAGGAGTGGTATCTGGGCCCGACGTCGCAGAACGACCGGGTCAACCGCTCGCTGAACGTCGTCAACGTCAACGGCGTGGCCACCTGTCGCTCGGTCATCGACGGCAGCGATCCCAACTGCATCCCCTTCGATGCGTTCCGCGCGGGTTCGGGCAGCAATGCGCTGACCAACTATCTGTTCACCAGCGGCGCGACGGGCCTTCGCCGCCAGGTGACGCAGTTGTTCGACGCCATCGCGGTGGTGAATGGAGACCTGACCACCTATGGCATCAAGACGCCCTGGGCGGATGACGGTCTGGCCGTTTCGCTGGGCACCGAATATCGCAAGGATCGCCTGATCTCCGAAGCCGATGCCGGTTTCGTCGCGCAGTTCGGCAACCAGGACGCACGGCTGAGCCAGGATGTCTGGGAATCGAATATCGAGCTTCAGGCGCCGCTGGTCCAGAATAAGCCGTTCGCGCATCTGCTCCAGACCAATGGCGGCTTCCGCGTCTCGAAGTACAGCTCCAACCCCAAGACCTTCTCGACCTGGAAGATCGAAGGGCTGTACGCGCCGGTTGCGGACATCACCTTCCGCGCCTCGTACAACAAGGCGCAGCGCGCGCCGACGGTGATCGAGATCCGGCAGGCGACGCAGATCAACTATGGCCGCAACACCACGCTGACCGACTTCTGCGCGCCGGTGTCGCGCACGCTGCCGGACGGCACCGTCACCACCACGCCGCTGGGCTCGCGCGAGCTGTGCAGCAAGACGGGGTTGGCCGACAATCTGTACGGCAGCACCTCGCTGCTCTGCCCGACCGAGGGTTGCACGACGCGCTCGGGCGGCTTCACCGCCGATCCGGAAACCGCCTACACCCTGACCTTCGGTCTGGTCGTGAAGCCAAGCTTCATTCCCGGCCTGGTCTTCTCGGCGGACCGGTATCAGGTGCGGATCGTCAACTCGCTGGGCTTCAACGGCGCGGACTATTATCTACAGGGCTGTCTGGCGTCGAACGGCGATCCGTTCTTCTGCAACGGCATCGTTCGAGATCCCACCACGGGGTCGATCGGCAACGCGCCGGCGGGCAATCCCACGGCCGGTTTCGTGCGGCAGGGGACGACCAATTATTACCGCACGCTCGCCAATGGCTGGGACTTCCAGGGTCAGTATTCGCTGGACCTGAACGGGGCCGGTCGCCTGGACTGGGGCTTCAACGGCTCGCTGTCGACGCTGGCCGGTGGGCAGGACTCGCCGCTGCGGCTTCAGTATAACTGCGCCGGTTACTTCTCGAACGGGATTTCGTGCGGACAGCTGGTTCCGAAATGGGCGCACACGCTGCGCACCACCTGGACCACGCCGGACCGGACGTTCAACGCCTCGTTCAACTGGCGCTATACCGGCTCGCTGACCACCGCGAACAATTCGGGCAACCCGGATATCGGCGGCACGCCCGAGCGGTTCCAGAACACCTTCGCCCGCATCGCGCCGCAGAGCTATTTCGACCTGGCGCTGACGTGGAATGTGGCGCGCAAGTTCGCGTTTCGCATCATCGCGAACAACCTGTTCGACAAGACGCCGCCGATCATCCCGAACTCGTACCAGGTCGCCCTGTCGCGCACCAACACCGCGCCGCAGCGTTACGACGCACTGGGCCGCCAGATCGCGATCGGAACGACGATCAACTTCTGA
- a CDS encoding Gfo/Idh/MocA family protein, protein MTDTIRLALVGMGKIAHDQHVPAIAGNPAFELVATVSRSPNGVEGVPHFHDIDELAQSDVKVDAVALCTPPQVRHAIAAAALANNWHVFLEKPPGATLAEVAVLEELAAKANVTLFASWHSRYALGVEPAREWLSARKVTSAAITWREDVRQWHPGQAWIWEAGGFGVFDPGINALSIATHIMPEPFFIERATLDFPANRDAPIAADVAFRTTAGTPVTLDLDWRQEGHQSWDIVVETEDGTLKLAEGGAVLTLPDGSTPHHEEGLHGEYPGLYARFAELVQGGRSDVDIAPLRHVADAFMRGKRREVEAFVE, encoded by the coding sequence ATGACCGACACGATCCGTCTCGCACTGGTCGGCATGGGCAAGATCGCCCATGACCAGCATGTCCCCGCCATCGCGGGCAACCCGGCCTTCGAACTGGTCGCGACCGTCAGCCGCTCGCCCAACGGGGTCGAGGGCGTGCCGCATTTCCACGACATCGACGAACTCGCGCAGAGCGACGTGAAGGTCGACGCGGTGGCGCTCTGCACGCCCCCGCAGGTCCGCCACGCCATCGCCGCCGCCGCGCTGGCCAACAATTGGCACGTCTTCCTCGAAAAGCCGCCGGGCGCGACGCTGGCCGAAGTGGCGGTGCTGGAGGAACTGGCGGCCAAGGCGAACGTCACCCTCTTCGCCAGTTGGCACTCGCGCTATGCGTTGGGGGTCGAGCCCGCGCGCGAATGGCTGTCTGCCCGCAAAGTCACCTCGGCGGCGATCACCTGGCGCGAGGATGTTCGCCAATGGCATCCGGGTCAGGCCTGGATTTGGGAAGCCGGCGGCTTCGGCGTGTTCGATCCGGGCATCAACGCCCTGTCGATCGCGACGCATATCATGCCGGAGCCCTTCTTCATCGAGCGCGCGACCTTGGACTTCCCGGCCAATCGCGATGCGCCGATCGCCGCCGATGTCGCTTTCCGCACGACCGCGGGCACGCCGGTGACGCTCGACCTCGACTGGCGGCAGGAAGGGCATCAGAGCTGGGACATCGTCGTCGAGACCGAGGACGGCACGCTGAAGCTGGCCGAGGGCGGCGCGGTGCTGACCCTGCCCGACGGCTCGACGCCGCACCATGAGGAAGGGCTGCACGGGGAATATCCCGGCCTTTACGCGCGTTTCGCGGAACTGGTGCAAGGCGGGCGCTCGGACGTCGATATCGCGCCGCTTCGCCATGTCGCCGACGCCTTCATGCGCGGCAAGCGGCGGGAGGTGGAAGCCTTCGTGGAGTGA
- a CDS encoding sensor histidine kinase KdpD yields MLRSTTLRFALLVFALQLVGAGAMVAMVRHLTRSEIAAQAEDAASDLRDELSGMWATGGSAAVRAAVDRRLNTDRLPQSVILLTDPRGRFVAGNIADWPPNVPAPGVATIEIFRIGHSQPERMRVMATRLPDGSRMLAGHVVESELRVALAMEEAMAVGMAAAIVLAALAAWAAARMIEARLEGTVATAHAVAGGDLSRRVQRNGGDDAFDSLAQAVNAMLDRIALLMTELKVATDGLAHDLRSPLTRLRATLDRAMAECRDENARIAVARALDEGDRLLAMLDTALRISRAEAGLGRDAFVRTDLAEMIRDVADMFEPLAEDRGMTIRAEGPETLVATVHRELLGQAVANLIDNALKYGAGLITVRVEPGPVLTVADDGPGIPPGRREEALKRFGRLDAARTESGAGLGLSLASAVAHLHGGSLALEENAPGLVVRMTLG; encoded by the coding sequence ATGCTCCGTTCGACCACGTTGCGCTTCGCATTGCTGGTCTTCGCGCTGCAACTGGTCGGTGCGGGCGCGATGGTCGCCATGGTTCGCCACCTGACCCGCAGCGAGATCGCGGCACAGGCGGAGGATGCCGCCAGCGACCTGCGCGACGAATTGTCGGGCATGTGGGCCACCGGCGGATCGGCGGCAGTGCGTGCGGCGGTCGACCGGCGGCTGAACACCGATCGCCTGCCGCAGTCGGTCATCCTGCTCACCGATCCGCGCGGGCGTTTCGTGGCGGGCAACATCGCCGACTGGCCGCCCAATGTCCCGGCCCCCGGTGTCGCCACCATCGAGATTTTCCGGATCGGCCATTCGCAGCCCGAACGGATGCGCGTGATGGCGACCCGCCTGCCCGACGGATCGCGGATGCTCGCGGGGCATGTGGTGGAAAGCGAGTTGCGCGTCGCGCTGGCGATGGAAGAGGCGATGGCGGTCGGCATGGCCGCCGCGATCGTCCTCGCCGCGCTCGCCGCCTGGGCCGCCGCGCGGATGATCGAGGCGCGGCTGGAAGGTACGGTCGCCACCGCCCATGCGGTCGCGGGCGGCGACCTGTCGCGCCGGGTGCAGCGCAATGGCGGCGACGATGCCTTCGACTCGCTGGCACAGGCGGTCAACGCCATGCTCGACCGCATCGCCCTGCTGATGACGGAACTGAAGGTCGCGACCGACGGACTGGCGCACGACCTGCGCTCGCCGCTGACCCGGTTGCGCGCGACGCTGGACCGGGCGATGGCGGAGTGCCGGGACGAGAATGCGCGGATCGCGGTGGCGCGCGCGCTGGACGAAGGGGACCGGCTGCTCGCCATGCTCGACACCGCGCTGCGCATCAGCCGCGCCGAGGCCGGGCTGGGCCGCGACGCCTTCGTCCGGACCGATCTGGCCGAGATGATCCGCGACGTCGCCGACATGTTCGAGCCGCTGGCCGAGGATCGCGGCATGACGATCCGCGCCGAGGGGCCGGAGACGCTGGTCGCGACCGTCCACCGGGAGCTGCTGGGTCAGGCGGTCGCGAACCTGATCGACAATGCGCTGAAATATGGTGCGGGGCTGATCACCGTGCGGGTCGAGCCCGGCCCCGTCCTGACCGTCGCCGATGACGGCCCCGGCATTCCCCCCGGACGGCGCGAGGAGGCGCTCAAGCGGTTCGGACGGCTGGACGCCGCGCGGACCGAAAGCGGCGCAGGGCTGGGCCTGTCGCTCGCCAGCGCGGTGGCCCATCTGCACGGCGGGTCGCTGGCGCTGGAGGAGAATGCGCCGGGTCTGGTGGTGCGGATGACGCTGGGGTGA